A window of the Hevea brasiliensis isolate MT/VB/25A 57/8 chromosome 6, ASM3005281v1, whole genome shotgun sequence genome harbors these coding sequences:
- the LOC110663100 gene encoding NDR1/HIN1-like protein 1, whose translation MSEKSCGHRHDERKKLYRRIFWLVIAIFVIIGLVILLVWAILQPKKPTFILQDATVNALSLSGSNFLSSNIEVTISAKNPNERIGIYYEKLDIYASYRNQQITLATELPRSYQGHKDITIWSPFLYANSVPVSPYLAAALGQDLNAGAVLVNIKVDGILKWKVGSWISGKYRINVNCPAYMTFGNRFHGIADGEGIKYQFVQSCSVEVAPS comes from the coding sequence ATGTCTGAAAAGAGCTGCGGTCACCGCCACGACGAAAGGAAGAAGCTCTACCGCCGGATATTCTGGTTGGTCATCGCTATCTTTGTCATCATCGGCTTGGTGATCTTGCTGGTTTGGGCCATTCTCCAGCCCAAAAAGCCGACTTTCATCCTCCAGGATGCTACGGTGAATGCCTTGAGTCTTTCAGGCTCAAATTTCCTTAGTAGTAACATTGAGGTCACCATATCCGCCAAAAACCCCAATGAGAGGATTGGTATTTACTATGAAAAGCTTGATATCTATGCTTCCTACCGTAACCAACAAATAACCCTTGCAACTGAGCTGCCTAGGAGTTACCAGGGCCACAAAGATATCACGATTTGGTCTCCCTTTCTATATGCTAATTCTGTGCCTGTATCTCCATATCTAGCTGCTGCTTTGGGCCAAGACCTGAATGCTGGAGCGGTACTCGTCAATATCAAGGTCGATGGGATACTCAAATGGAAGGTTGGCTCTTGGATTTCAGGCAAGTACCGAATCAACGTCAATTGTCCGGCCTACATGACTTTTGGCAACCGGTTCCATGGCATTGCCGACGGGGAAGGGATCAAGTATCAGTTTGTGCAAAGTTGCTCTGTGGAAGTTGCTCCTAGCTAA